Proteins from one Chitinophaga oryzae genomic window:
- a CDS encoding aminotransferase-like domain-containing protein: MSSPIFSLLQLDRDDKQPVYLQLANQLMGFIRTGPLHAGQRLPSSREMAEKLQLHRKTVVRAYDELLAQGWLESHTGSGTFVARHLPKTELQTLTANEEATFNPLRTAGFSFTVPEHLNRPVMKAYSQLHLDDGFPDARLAPLDELTRNYRSQLLNGNPYVRLGYGDTTGASRLRQELSEYLNETRGLNTTAENILIVRGTIMGFFLVATGLVGKGDHVVSASMSWAGAAANFRQAGAQLHTVPVDEHGMDTDALERICQQKKVRMVYVTPHHHYPTTVVLRTDRRLQLLRLSEKYGFIIFEDDYDYDFHYLSKPLAPLASADKAGMVMYGGSFTKAISPAFRVGYLVGSENVINYLAKLRRIVDRQGDLMLENAFAALLQSGVIHRHLRKSLRLYRERRDIFCELLRSELGDDVHFQVPVGGLAVWTGFDPRINLKTLAEKALQQGLYFYDGHTFDGPGVKLNHTRLGFASSNPSELEQAVGILRKIISQSKLRS; the protein is encoded by the coding sequence ATGAGTAGTCCAATTTTCTCCCTGTTGCAATTAGACAGGGATGACAAGCAACCAGTATACCTGCAACTGGCGAATCAATTGATGGGATTCATCCGGACCGGCCCCCTCCATGCTGGCCAGCGGTTGCCCAGCAGCCGTGAGATGGCTGAAAAACTGCAGCTGCACCGCAAGACGGTCGTACGCGCCTATGACGAACTGCTGGCGCAGGGCTGGCTGGAAAGCCATACCGGCAGCGGCACTTTCGTAGCCCGTCATCTCCCTAAAACAGAACTACAGACGCTGACGGCCAACGAGGAGGCCACTTTCAATCCGCTACGGACGGCAGGTTTCTCTTTCACGGTGCCCGAGCACCTTAACCGCCCCGTGATGAAGGCCTACAGCCAGCTGCACCTGGACGACGGTTTTCCTGACGCCCGCCTCGCCCCGCTGGATGAGCTGACGCGTAATTACCGCAGCCAGCTGCTGAATGGTAATCCCTATGTGCGCCTGGGCTACGGTGACACTACCGGCGCTTCCCGCCTGCGGCAGGAGCTGTCCGAATATCTCAATGAAACCCGCGGGCTCAATACCACCGCTGAAAATATCCTGATCGTCAGAGGCACCATTATGGGATTCTTCCTGGTAGCGACCGGGCTGGTAGGCAAAGGCGACCATGTGGTGAGCGCCAGCATGTCATGGGCCGGCGCAGCGGCTAACTTCAGGCAGGCCGGCGCCCAGCTGCATACCGTGCCGGTAGACGAACACGGGATGGACACCGATGCGCTGGAACGTATCTGCCAGCAGAAAAAAGTACGCATGGTGTATGTGACACCGCATCACCACTATCCCACGACGGTCGTATTACGGACTGACAGGCGTTTACAACTGTTACGCCTATCCGAAAAATACGGCTTCATTATTTTTGAAGATGATTATGACTACGATTTTCATTATCTGAGCAAACCGCTGGCGCCGCTGGCCAGCGCAGACAAGGCCGGTATGGTGATGTACGGAGGGTCGTTCACCAAAGCCATTTCCCCGGCTTTTCGTGTAGGCTATCTTGTTGGGTCGGAGAACGTGATCAACTACCTGGCGAAGCTGCGGCGTATTGTAGACCGCCAGGGAGACCTGATGCTGGAGAATGCATTTGCGGCGTTGTTGCAGAGCGGCGTTATCCACCGGCACCTGCGCAAATCGCTGCGCCTGTACCGGGAGCGCAGAGACATCTTTTGCGAACTGCTGCGCTCCGAACTGGGCGACGATGTGCATTTCCAGGTGCCGGTAGGCGGCCTTGCGGTATGGACCGGCTTCGATCCCCGTATTAACCTGAAAACGCTGGCGGAGAAAGCCCTGCAGCAGGGGCTGTACTTTTACGACGGGCATACCTTCGACGGCCCCGGCGTCAAACTGAATCATACCCGGCTGGGGTTCGCGTCGTCCAATCCATCGGAACTGGAACAGGCGGTGGGCATCCTTCGTAAAATTATCTCGCAAAGCAAGCTAAGATCTTAG
- a CDS encoding helix-turn-helix domain-containing protein, whose translation MSILKKGKAKAVRFSTLDVICEALDCQPADIPEYQRDEA comes from the coding sequence TTGTCCATCCTCAAAAAAGGTAAAGCCAAAGCGGTGCGTTTCAGCACGCTGGACGTTATCTGCGAAGCACTGGACTGCCAGCCCGCCGACATCCCGGAATACCAACGGGACGAAGCATAA
- a CDS encoding alpha-L-fucosidase has protein sequence MKKMLSGMALMLCCFSTLFAQKYTADWNSLNKRGIPAWFNEAKFGIFIHWGVYAVPSFAVVGPGGYSEWYWYNLDGTKEGSHAKVRAFHDQQYGRDVPYQQLEKQFTASLFDPAQWADVFKRSGARYVVLTSKHHEGYCLWDNKQADASWGRPWNAVTGTPKRDLLGDLTAAVRKAGLRMGYYYSLYEWFNPLYKSDKQRYVKEVMMPQFKDLVTRYKPSVIFSDGEWEMSDTAWHSTELLAWLYNESPVKDEVAVDDRWGSNTRGKNNGATYLTSEYGSGMQPGVVWEESQGIGQSYGYNRMETADDYKKSNDLLLLLTDIVSRGGNLLLDIGPTADGRIPVIMQQRLLDMGAWLKVNGEAIYETKAWKETRQWSSGKRPEVKEASYMSGYNIAEMVQPSAAHAHIEMFFTTTKDALYCIVPRFEQQLRIRNYTAPGNATCSILGCSKSIKGQQEGKDFVINLSGLRPGDVSPQLFVVKIK, from the coding sequence ATGAAGAAAATGCTATCAGGCATGGCCTTGATGCTATGCTGTTTTTCCACACTCTTTGCGCAAAAATATACGGCTGACTGGAACTCCCTCAACAAGCGGGGCATCCCTGCCTGGTTTAACGAGGCCAAGTTCGGTATCTTTATCCATTGGGGCGTTTACGCCGTACCTTCTTTTGCCGTGGTAGGGCCGGGCGGTTATTCCGAATGGTACTGGTACAATCTCGACGGCACGAAAGAAGGGAGCCATGCGAAAGTACGGGCTTTCCACGACCAGCAATACGGGCGTGATGTGCCTTACCAGCAGCTGGAAAAACAATTTACCGCTTCGTTATTTGATCCGGCGCAGTGGGCCGATGTATTCAAACGTTCCGGCGCGCGTTATGTGGTGCTGACTTCCAAACATCACGAAGGATATTGTTTGTGGGATAATAAACAGGCCGACGCCTCCTGGGGCCGGCCGTGGAATGCTGTAACGGGGACGCCTAAACGCGATTTGCTGGGCGACCTGACGGCGGCGGTGCGCAAGGCGGGCTTACGCATGGGATATTATTATTCTTTGTATGAATGGTTCAACCCGTTGTATAAATCAGATAAACAACGATATGTGAAAGAAGTGATGATGCCGCAGTTCAAAGACCTGGTGACCCGCTACAAGCCTTCCGTTATTTTTTCTGACGGGGAATGGGAGATGTCGGACACTGCCTGGCACAGTACGGAATTGCTGGCGTGGTTGTACAACGAATCGCCGGTGAAGGACGAAGTAGCAGTGGATGACCGCTGGGGCAGCAATACGCGGGGCAAAAACAACGGCGCCACCTACCTGACATCGGAGTACGGCAGCGGCATGCAACCGGGCGTGGTATGGGAGGAGAGCCAGGGCATCGGGCAGTCGTATGGTTACAACAGGATGGAGACGGCCGACGATTACAAAAAGAGCAACGACCTGTTGTTATTGCTGACAGACATCGTGTCCCGCGGCGGTAATTTATTGCTGGATATTGGTCCCACGGCAGACGGCCGTATTCCCGTGATCATGCAGCAACGTTTGCTGGACATGGGCGCCTGGCTGAAAGTAAACGGGGAGGCCATCTACGAAACCAAAGCATGGAAAGAAACCCGTCAATGGAGCAGCGGCAAGCGGCCGGAGGTGAAGGAAGCCAGCTACATGTCCGGTTATAATATCGCTGAGATGGTTCAGCCTTCTGCCGCGCACGCACATATAGAAATGTTTTTCACTACAACAAAAGATGCGTTATATTGCATAGTGCCACGTTTTGAACAACAACTGCGCATCCGTAACTATACCGCTCCCGGGAATGCCACCTGTAGCATTCTGGGTTGCAGCAAATCAATCAAAGGACAACAGGAGGGGAAGGATTTTGTGATCAATTTATCAGGGCTTCGCCCGGGAGATGTGTCTCCGCAACTTTTTGTAGTGAAGATAAAATAA
- a CDS encoding DNA glycosylase AlkZ-like family protein: MTDSDIMRHRLRNQLLGGSSHTSAATVVQWMGCVQADDYAAAKRSIAARLLAPRYNDTDRLINEGLLRRSFLLKPLPALATAADSARIQPFTLSGVQQAGRRLHRMLGIDAVLLKQSRRRLEAALRDGQQLTRVQLAPILGLGPQDLRMPFLLMDAELEGVIRNGPLAGNTFTYQLQPHAPTNYDAAEALWLLTDRYFRSRGPARLQDFVAWSGLSAPQGKKGIAMARLAYQVVEGEAYWYAADMEVTAPVIRRMKELPKDGEFRMAYDS, from the coding sequence ATGACAGACAGCGACATTATGCGTCACCGGCTGCGCAATCAGCTGCTGGGGGGCAGTTCCCATACGTCGGCCGCGACAGTGGTGCAGTGGATGGGATGTGTGCAGGCGGACGATTACGCCGCCGCCAAACGGAGCATCGCAGCGCGGCTGCTGGCGCCCCGTTACAACGATACCGACCGGCTGATCAACGAAGGGCTGCTGCGGCGCAGCTTTCTGCTGAAGCCTTTGCCCGCGCTGGCAACGGCCGCGGACAGTGCGCGGATACAGCCGTTCACCTTGTCCGGCGTGCAGCAGGCCGGCCGGCGATTACACCGGATGCTGGGCATCGATGCGGTTTTGCTGAAGCAGAGCCGCCGCCGGCTGGAGGCCGCGCTGCGGGACGGGCAGCAGTTGACCCGCGTGCAACTGGCGCCCATACTCGGACTGGGGCCGCAGGACCTGCGGATGCCTTTTCTCCTGATGGACGCAGAGCTGGAAGGCGTGATCCGGAACGGCCCGCTGGCAGGAAATACATTTACCTATCAATTGCAGCCGCATGCCCCCACGAACTATGATGCCGCAGAAGCCCTGTGGCTGCTGACCGACCGCTATTTCCGCAGCCGCGGCCCGGCACGGCTGCAGGACTTCGTGGCATGGAGCGGACTATCGGCGCCACAGGGAAAGAAAGGCATCGCCATGGCGCGCCTGGCTTACCAGGTGGTGGAAGGAGAAGCTTATTGGTATGCCGCCGATATGGAGGTAACGGCACCGGTTATACGACGCATGAAAGAATTGCCCAAAGATGGCGAATTCAGGATGGCTTATGATAGCTGA
- a CDS encoding helix-turn-helix domain-containing protein yields the protein MPEKTISIDDPAAFTAAFMPGMDRQSVFSGGREKFFIVKLEDMYPHVKGKVPASRSAMHFCLFLTEGSAFMKVGSETHTIFENELLFVAAGQLFSFNGGQVNKGYLYGFHDDMLMGRFLSSMLLKDFECLRSWGHPAVRPDSRTAGFIRQLLERLYYEYRQQGIQRAEIIQTYLITLLSEVNAVCRPLQRPEGTAALQLTNRFQDLLFGGMPRWRLVADLAAALHITPNHLNKTVKAVTGKTPTRWIAEATVLEAKMLLSQKEMTVSEVALAVGIEDASYFARLFKKYEGVTPTEFRSRIEKS from the coding sequence ATGCCGGAAAAAACCATCAGTATAGATGACCCCGCAGCCTTTACAGCGGCCTTTATGCCGGGAATGGACAGGCAATCGGTATTCAGCGGAGGGCGGGAAAAATTTTTTATCGTGAAGCTGGAGGACATGTATCCGCATGTGAAAGGCAAGGTGCCGGCTTCGAGATCGGCCATGCATTTCTGCCTCTTTCTGACCGAAGGCAGCGCGTTCATGAAAGTGGGCAGCGAAACACACACCATCTTTGAAAATGAACTGCTGTTTGTGGCTGCCGGGCAATTGTTTTCTTTTAACGGGGGACAGGTAAACAAAGGTTACCTGTATGGTTTTCATGACGACATGCTGATGGGCCGTTTTCTCAGCAGTATGTTGCTGAAAGATTTTGAATGCCTGCGCAGCTGGGGCCATCCTGCCGTGCGCCCCGATAGCCGGACGGCCGGTTTTATCCGGCAGCTGCTGGAGCGTTTGTACTACGAATACCGGCAGCAGGGTATTCAGCGTGCTGAGATCATTCAAACTTATCTGATCACCTTACTGAGCGAAGTGAATGCTGTTTGCCGCCCCTTACAGCGGCCGGAGGGCACGGCGGCGCTGCAGCTCACGAACCGTTTCCAGGACCTGCTTTTCGGTGGCATGCCCCGATGGCGGCTGGTGGCAGATCTGGCAGCGGCATTACATATCACGCCCAATCATCTCAATAAAACGGTCAAAGCCGTGACCGGCAAAACGCCTACCCGCTGGATCGCGGAAGCGACGGTACTGGAAGCCAAAATGTTATTGTCGCAGAAAGAAATGACTGTCAGCGAAGTGGCGCTGGCGGTAGGGATAGAAGATGCTTCCTACTTCGCCCGGCTGTTTAAAAAGTATGAAGGTGTCACGCCAACGGAATTCCGAAGCAGGATTGAAAAGTCCTGA
- a CDS encoding NADPH-dependent FMN reductase has translation MAKKIQLLAISGSTRQQSSNHQLIQAIAVLAADVADVQLFEGLTGIPHFNPDLDQDQPPAEVTAFRERLRAADAVLICSPEYAIGVPGTLKNAIDWTVSSMEFSKKPVALITAGTSGVKAHASLLGTLLIIESKIAVAAQLVISAVRTKLDQEGVITDADTLGKVKGLIHALIAVVKEEPVELLPPPSLR, from the coding sequence ATGGCAAAAAAAATACAGTTGCTCGCTATTTCCGGCAGCACCCGGCAGCAATCCTCCAACCACCAGCTGATACAGGCCATTGCCGTTTTGGCGGCAGATGTGGCAGATGTGCAATTGTTCGAAGGGCTGACCGGTATCCCGCATTTTAATCCTGACCTTGACCAGGACCAGCCGCCGGCGGAGGTGACGGCCTTCCGGGAAAGGCTGCGTGCCGCTGACGCGGTACTGATCTGCTCCCCGGAGTATGCCATCGGTGTGCCTGGCACATTGAAAAATGCGATCGACTGGACGGTGTCTTCCATGGAGTTTTCCAAAAAACCGGTCGCGCTGATTACAGCCGGCACTTCAGGCGTCAAAGCCCATGCATCGTTACTGGGCACGTTGCTGATAATAGAATCGAAGATTGCTGTGGCTGCGCAGCTGGTGATTTCCGCGGTGAGAACGAAGCTGGACCAGGAAGGGGTGATAACGGATGCGGATACACTGGGAAAGGTGAAGGGGCTGATACACGCGTTGATAGCAGTGGTGAAGGAAGAACCCGTGGAGTTGCTTCCTCCACCATCATTGCGTTAA
- a CDS encoding mechanosensitive ion channel family protein, whose protein sequence is MPNILWDLMLVGISVIAGWLIKFLLSLFLRRTTVKEGDFSLIHSVLFHLGKAFNYFLPLLILNMLMPLMRVPAKDEVLLNRIVEIALTLSFAALMIGAVKVLEDYVYHTYDLKKANNLKERKIRTQLQFVRKLAISVILVLTACAILLSFDSLRKLGAGLLTGVGVGGIIIGFAAQKSLGNLLAGFQIAFTQPIRIDDVLVVEGEWGRVEEITLTYVVLNIWDQRKLILPINYFIEKPFQNWTRTGSEILGTAFFYLDYTAPVDKIRDAFNRLLQASPLWDRRASALQITNTTERTIEVRTLMSAATSGNAFDLRCYIREELVKYIRENHPECLPKTRAIVSQSS, encoded by the coding sequence TTGCCCAACATCCTGTGGGACCTGATGTTGGTGGGCATTTCAGTAATTGCGGGATGGCTGATCAAGTTTCTGCTATCGCTCTTCCTGCGCAGGACAACGGTAAAAGAAGGAGACTTTTCACTGATACACAGCGTGCTCTTTCATCTGGGGAAAGCTTTCAATTATTTTCTGCCCCTGCTCATCCTCAACATGCTGATGCCGCTCATGCGGGTGCCCGCAAAAGACGAAGTGCTGCTGAACCGCATCGTGGAAATCGCTTTAACGCTCTCTTTCGCCGCGTTGATGATCGGCGCTGTCAAAGTACTGGAGGATTATGTATACCATACGTATGACCTCAAAAAAGCCAACAACCTGAAAGAGCGGAAAATCCGCACCCAGCTGCAGTTTGTACGCAAACTGGCTATTTCGGTAATACTGGTGCTCACCGCCTGTGCTATCCTGCTGAGCTTTGACAGCCTGCGGAAGTTAGGAGCAGGACTCCTGACCGGTGTAGGCGTTGGCGGTATCATCATCGGTTTTGCCGCACAGAAATCGCTCGGTAACCTGCTCGCCGGTTTCCAGATAGCCTTTACACAACCTATCCGTATCGACGACGTATTGGTGGTGGAAGGAGAATGGGGACGTGTGGAAGAAATTACCCTTACCTATGTGGTGCTCAACATCTGGGATCAGCGCAAGCTCATCCTGCCGATTAATTATTTTATAGAGAAACCTTTCCAGAACTGGACACGCACCGGCTCCGAAATACTGGGCACCGCTTTCTTTTATCTCGACTACACCGCGCCTGTCGATAAAATAAGGGATGCTTTTAACCGGCTGTTGCAAGCATCTCCTTTGTGGGACAGACGCGCCAGCGCATTGCAGATAACGAACACGACTGAACGGACCATCGAAGTAAGAACGCTCATGAGCGCCGCCACTTCCGGCAATGCCTTTGACCTGCGCTGCTACATCCGCGAAGAACTGGTGAAATATATCCGGGAAAATCATCCTGAATGTTTACCGAAAACAAGAGCCATCGTCTCGCAAAGCAGCTAA
- a CDS encoding DUF3817 domain-containing protein encodes MIRFFTTQLGRLRLLGLLEGISLLLLVGIAVPMKYFAQNPALVKAIGPVHGLLFVFFVVNTISVGIAYKWAFRTTTWKVLLACMIPFGTFYVDRHILAKMEEKQPS; translated from the coding sequence ATGATCAGATTTTTCACCACACAATTGGGCAGGCTCCGGCTGTTAGGCCTGCTGGAAGGGATCTCTTTGTTGTTGCTCGTCGGTATAGCCGTACCCATGAAGTATTTCGCGCAGAACCCGGCGCTGGTAAAAGCGATAGGGCCGGTACACGGACTACTGTTCGTTTTTTTTGTCGTGAACACCATCAGCGTGGGGATCGCCTATAAGTGGGCCTTCCGCACCACCACCTGGAAAGTGTTGCTGGCCTGCATGATCCCGTTCGGGACTTTTTACGTGGACCGCCACATCCTGGCAAAAATGGAAGAAAAGCAACCCAGCTGA
- a CDS encoding GntP family permease, translating to MNNISLLQSISGLLAGIALIVILTARFRIHAFFALLLAGLLAGLIFQLPLTDILTTIKTGFGQIIGSLGLLIILGTTLGLILEHTGSTTVLAAYVLRQTGTGRSPLALNIIGYVVGMPIFCDSGFIVLSGLNKALAWRSGVSMVIMASSLATGLYAVHCMMPPHPGITAATGVIQADMGRVMLYGLLIALPASFCGYAWSLYAGRRLPAVAPAAMETDTTPDTLPSVRMSVLPIAVPILLIALRSFFTLGQTTLSLPLQLLNLAGTPEIAITIGIALALLGMRKSQGDGFRKILQEGAEKAAGILVIIGGGGAFGAILAKAGIGAHIAGNPAITGTGILLPFIVTAILKTAQGSSTVAIITAASIIHPLLPALGLHTPDGSILCVLAMGAGSMMVSHTNDAYFWVISRFSGLEVKDMLRVYTIATLVMGIVAMLCVYLLSRLIL from the coding sequence ATGAACAATATCTCGCTGTTGCAGAGTATCAGCGGGCTGCTGGCTGGTATCGCACTGATTGTGATATTGACCGCACGCTTCCGGATACACGCTTTCTTCGCCCTATTGCTGGCCGGACTCCTGGCCGGACTTATTTTCCAGCTACCGCTGACGGATATACTCACTACTATCAAAACCGGGTTCGGACAAATCATCGGTTCTCTCGGCCTGCTGATTATTCTCGGTACTACGCTGGGACTCATTCTCGAACACACCGGCAGCACTACGGTGCTGGCCGCCTATGTGCTGCGGCAAACCGGCACGGGCCGTTCCCCGCTGGCGCTCAATATCATCGGCTACGTGGTAGGCATGCCTATTTTCTGCGACTCCGGGTTTATTGTGCTCAGTGGCCTGAACAAAGCGCTGGCATGGCGTTCCGGCGTATCCATGGTCATCATGGCCTCTTCGCTGGCCACCGGCCTGTATGCCGTACATTGTATGATGCCGCCGCATCCGGGCATTACGGCCGCCACCGGCGTTATCCAGGCCGATATGGGGCGCGTGATGTTATACGGCCTGCTCATTGCCCTCCCGGCTTCTTTCTGCGGATATGCGTGGTCGTTATATGCCGGCCGGCGGCTGCCCGCCGTTGCACCCGCTGCTATGGAGACCGACACCACGCCGGACACGCTCCCCTCCGTCCGGATGTCTGTTCTGCCTATTGCCGTGCCCATTCTGCTGATCGCCCTGCGTTCATTTTTTACGCTCGGACAAACAACCCTTTCTCTTCCGCTGCAACTGCTGAACCTTGCAGGCACGCCAGAGATCGCCATTACCATTGGTATCGCACTGGCGCTGTTGGGCATGCGTAAAAGTCAGGGTGACGGTTTCCGCAAAATACTACAGGAGGGCGCAGAGAAAGCCGCCGGTATCCTCGTGATCATCGGCGGTGGCGGCGCATTTGGCGCCATTCTCGCGAAAGCAGGCATCGGTGCGCACATTGCCGGCAACCCGGCCATAACGGGCACGGGCATACTGTTACCTTTCATCGTCACCGCCATCCTCAAGACCGCCCAGGGCTCTTCTACCGTGGCGATCATCACCGCCGCCTCTATCATTCATCCGTTATTGCCTGCCCTCGGACTGCATACGCCCGACGGCTCCATACTCTGTGTACTGGCTATGGGCGCCGGTTCCATGATGGTATCCCACACCAACGACGCCTACTTCTGGGTGATCTCCCGCTTCTCCGGCCTGGAAGTAAAAGACATGCTGCGCGTGTATACGATAGCCACGCTGGTAATGGGTATTGTTGCCATGTTATGCGTGTACCTGCTGTCACGGCTCATATTATGA
- a CDS encoding pyridoxamine 5'-phosphate oxidase family protein — MQPIPPHLTPSRYPKRASYDRDAIYAILDEALVCTVSFTLDNKPFAIPTGFVRHEDKIYIHGSVGSHFIREIEKGLPVCITVTLLDAIVVSKSAFNHSMNYRSVILFATPEKIEDPQQKTEAFRWLTEKFVPNSWDYLQPVKESEVRKTTILAFSLEEASAKIRTGMPGEDEYKDLPVWSGIIPLETRRLTPVTEALSEGIPLPPHLL; from the coding sequence ATGCAACCTATTCCCCCACATCTCACCCCCAGCCGCTATCCCAAAAGGGCCTCCTACGACCGGGACGCTATCTATGCCATCCTGGACGAGGCTCTTGTGTGTACGGTCAGTTTTACGCTTGACAATAAACCATTTGCTATTCCGACCGGCTTTGTACGCCATGAGGACAAAATATATATCCACGGTTCCGTGGGCAGCCATTTCATCCGCGAAATAGAAAAGGGACTACCGGTATGCATCACCGTTACCCTGCTGGATGCTATCGTAGTCTCCAAGTCCGCTTTCAACCATTCGATGAACTACCGCTCCGTCATCCTGTTTGCCACCCCTGAAAAAATAGAAGACCCGCAGCAGAAAACCGAGGCCTTCCGCTGGCTTACGGAGAAGTTTGTCCCCAACAGCTGGGATTACCTCCAGCCGGTCAAAGAGAGCGAAGTCCGGAAAACGACCATCCTGGCCTTTTCTCTCGAAGAAGCCTCCGCTAAGATACGCACCGGCATGCCCGGCGAAGATGAATACAAAGACCTGCCCGTCTGGTCCGGTATCATCCCGCTGGAAACACGGCGCCTGACACCGGTGACAGAAGCGCTCAGCGAAGGAATACCGTTGCCTCCGCATTTGTTGTAA
- a CDS encoding erythromycin esterase family protein codes for MKKILLLLLILTPSLLRAQQRYNLGMETTDVRTALPAGWTAFTTPESDSRVSTDSTMVYSGRYAIRLTKDSSRAQTPGIAAYTVPVDFYGKTIKLRGYVRTEAVEGGWAGLWMRVDGTAAFDNMQQRGIKGTTPWTPYEIVLKLDGNATQISLGGLLTGKGRVWIDSLTLFVDGKNAQLIPAEDIAAKTAEMNWLKTHAMPLKAVDAGHGGDDLQGLKPLIGNARIVALGECTHGSGEVFRVKHRLLEFLVTEMGFRIFAIEANLPEASIMNEYVLYGKGTAEKGLDALYFWTWHTREVLEMAKWMRAYNIAHPDKMVQFTGFDMQYSKGACDNLLQFAAQYAAELKPLMDSVVRYCDRLKTAGADQAFSREDKVRLKEWLEQAGDLLKKNQRRYTQQAGDSIVEWQARNLVVLQQYFLLATQYGSSFNIRDKAMAENIEWLAKRYPGQKIVLWAHNGHVSRHPALMGGHLDKTFKKQMVVIGFGTAKGSYTAIKKGEIKRDNVLAPPVPRSFEGYAQASGIGNFILDIRKRQLQEEPVSWLLRYARLRSIGSMAMDGGNAQFEYNILPDAYDALIYLDNTSASEVL; via the coding sequence ATGAAGAAAATCTTGCTTTTACTGTTGATATTAACCCCTTCTCTGTTGCGCGCGCAGCAACGTTACAACCTCGGCATGGAAACAACCGATGTGCGCACGGCGTTGCCCGCCGGCTGGACAGCATTTACCACACCGGAAAGTGACAGCCGCGTATCGACGGACAGTACCATGGTGTATTCCGGGCGGTATGCCATCCGGTTAACGAAAGACAGCAGTCGCGCGCAAACGCCTGGCATAGCTGCTTACACGGTGCCGGTGGATTTTTACGGCAAAACGATAAAGCTGCGCGGGTATGTCCGTACAGAAGCTGTAGAAGGCGGCTGGGCAGGATTGTGGATGCGGGTGGACGGCACCGCTGCTTTCGATAATATGCAGCAGCGCGGTATTAAAGGTACTACGCCATGGACACCCTACGAAATCGTATTAAAGCTCGACGGGAACGCCACACAGATTTCTTTAGGCGGATTGCTGACGGGAAAAGGCAGGGTATGGATCGACAGCCTGACCTTGTTTGTGGATGGTAAAAATGCGCAGTTGATCCCGGCGGAAGATATAGCGGCCAAAACAGCAGAAATGAATTGGCTGAAGACCCATGCCATGCCGTTAAAGGCAGTGGATGCCGGTCATGGCGGTGATGATTTGCAGGGGCTGAAACCATTGATCGGCAATGCGCGCATAGTGGCATTGGGAGAATGTACACATGGTTCGGGCGAAGTATTCCGGGTGAAACACCGGCTGCTGGAGTTCCTGGTAACGGAAATGGGATTCCGGATTTTTGCGATAGAAGCTAACCTGCCGGAAGCCAGCATCATGAATGAGTATGTGTTGTATGGTAAAGGTACCGCGGAGAAAGGGCTGGATGCGCTGTATTTCTGGACCTGGCATACCAGGGAAGTGCTGGAGATGGCGAAATGGATGCGTGCCTATAATATCGCGCATCCGGATAAGATGGTGCAGTTTACCGGTTTTGATATGCAGTACAGCAAAGGCGCCTGTGATAACCTTTTACAGTTTGCCGCACAGTATGCCGCTGAACTTAAACCGCTCATGGATTCGGTGGTGCGGTATTGTGACAGGTTAAAAACGGCCGGCGCTGATCAGGCCTTTAGCCGCGAAGATAAAGTGCGCTTAAAGGAGTGGCTGGAGCAGGCAGGTGATCTGCTGAAGAAGAACCAGCGTCGTTACACGCAACAGGCCGGTGACAGCATCGTGGAGTGGCAGGCGCGTAACCTGGTGGTATTGCAACAGTATTTTTTGCTCGCTACCCAGTATGGTAGCAGTTTTAATATCCGCGACAAGGCCATGGCGGAAAATATTGAATGGCTGGCCAAACGCTATCCCGGTCAGAAAATAGTACTGTGGGCGCATAATGGTCATGTCAGCAGGCATCCCGCCCTGATGGGCGGCCATCTCGATAAAACATTCAAAAAACAGATGGTGGTGATCGGTTTTGGTACGGCCAAAGGATCTTATACCGCCATTAAAAAAGGTGAGATAAAGCGGGATAATGTGCTGGCGCCGCCGGTACCCCGTTCTTTTGAAGGGTATGCGCAGGCCAGCGGCATAGGTAATTTTATCCTTGACATCCGTAAGCGGCAGTTGCAGGAGGAGCCTGTATCGTGGTTGTTACGCTATGCCCGTTTACGAAGTATCGGATCGATGGCGATGGATGGCGGCAACGCACAATTTGAATACAACATATTACCGGATGCCTATGACGCCCTTATTTATTTGGATAACACCAGCGCCAGCGAAGTGTTGTAA